The following are encoded together in the Rhinopithecus roxellana isolate Shanxi Qingling chromosome 5, ASM756505v1, whole genome shotgun sequence genome:
- the NUDT14 gene encoding uridine diphosphate glucose pyrophosphatase NUDT14 isoform X1 has product MDRIEGASVGRCAASPYLRPLTLHYRQNGAQKSWDFMKTHDSVTVLLFNSSRRSLVLVKQFRPAVYAGEVERHFPGSLAAVDQDRPRELQPALPGSAGVTVELCAGLVDQPGLSLEEVACKEAWEECGYHLAPSDLRRVTTYWSGVGLTGSRQTMFYTEVTDAQRSGPGGGLAEEGELIEVVHLPLEGAQAFVDNPDIPKTLGVIFGVSWFLSQVAPNLDLQ; this is encoded by the exons ATGGACCGCATCGAGGGAGCGTCCGTGGGCCGTTGCGCCGCCTCACCCTACCTGCGGCCGCTCACGCTGCATTACCGCCAG AACGGTGCCCAGAAGTCCTGGGACTTCATGAAGACGCATGACAG CGTGACCGTTCTCTTATTCAACTCGTCTCGAAGGAGTCTGGTGTTGGTGAAGCAGTTCCGGCCAG CTGTGTATGCGGGCGAGGTGGAGCGCCACTTCCCAGGGTCCCTAGCAGCTGTAGACCAGGACAGGCCCCGGGAGCTGCAGCCAGCCCTGCCCGGCTCAGCGGGGGTGACAGTTGAGCTGTGTGCCGGCCTTGTGGACCAGCCTGGGCTCTCGCTGGAGGAAGTGGCTTGCAAGGAGGCTTGGGAGGAGTGTGGCTACCACTTGGCCCCGTCTGATCTGCGCCGGGTCACCACATACTG GTCTGGAGTGGGACTGACTGGCTCCAGACAGACCATGTTCTACACAGAGGTGACAGACGCCCAGCGTAGTGGTCCAGGTGGGGGCCTGGCGGAGGAAGGTGAGCTCATTGAGGTGGTGCACCTGCCCCTGGAAGGCGCCCAGGCCTTTGTAGACAACCCGGACATCCCGAAGACCCTCGGCGTCATCTTTGGTGTCTCGTGGTTCCTCAGCCAGGTGGCCCCCAACCTGGATCTCCAGTGA
- the NUDT14 gene encoding uridine diphosphate glucose pyrophosphatase NUDT14 isoform X2 has product MDRIEGASVGRCAASPYLRPLTLHYRQNGAQKSWDFMKTHDRSLVLVKQFRPAVYAGEVERHFPGSLAAVDQDRPRELQPALPGSAGVTVELCAGLVDQPGLSLEEVACKEAWEECGYHLAPSDLRRVTTYWSGVGLTGSRQTMFYTEVTDAQRSGPGGGLAEEGELIEVVHLPLEGAQAFVDNPDIPKTLGVIFGVSWFLSQVAPNLDLQ; this is encoded by the exons ATGGACCGCATCGAGGGAGCGTCCGTGGGCCGTTGCGCCGCCTCACCCTACCTGCGGCCGCTCACGCTGCATTACCGCCAG AACGGTGCCCAGAAGTCCTGGGACTTCATGAAGACGCATGACAG GAGTCTGGTGTTGGTGAAGCAGTTCCGGCCAG CTGTGTATGCGGGCGAGGTGGAGCGCCACTTCCCAGGGTCCCTAGCAGCTGTAGACCAGGACAGGCCCCGGGAGCTGCAGCCAGCCCTGCCCGGCTCAGCGGGGGTGACAGTTGAGCTGTGTGCCGGCCTTGTGGACCAGCCTGGGCTCTCGCTGGAGGAAGTGGCTTGCAAGGAGGCTTGGGAGGAGTGTGGCTACCACTTGGCCCCGTCTGATCTGCGCCGGGTCACCACATACTG GTCTGGAGTGGGACTGACTGGCTCCAGACAGACCATGTTCTACACAGAGGTGACAGACGCCCAGCGTAGTGGTCCAGGTGGGGGCCTGGCGGAGGAAGGTGAGCTCATTGAGGTGGTGCACCTGCCCCTGGAAGGCGCCCAGGCCTTTGTAGACAACCCGGACATCCCGAAGACCCTCGGCGTCATCTTTGGTGTCTCGTGGTTCCTCAGCCAGGTGGCCCCCAACCTGGATCTCCAGTGA
- the NUDT14 gene encoding uridine diphosphate glucose pyrophosphatase NUDT14 isoform X3: MDRIEGASVGRCAASPYLRPLTLHYRQNGAQKSWDFMKTHDSVTVLLFNSSRRSLVLVKQFRPAVYAGEVERHFPGSLAAVDQDRPRELQPALPGSAGVTVELCAGLVDQPGLSLEEVACKEAWEECGYHLAPSDLRRVTTYCLDRFQAGCQPDLQSHGGMGRPWPTWLWQNSGPGGWQLGPTSLLALGPSQHGGCFLFRASRTGLEWD; the protein is encoded by the exons ATGGACCGCATCGAGGGAGCGTCCGTGGGCCGTTGCGCCGCCTCACCCTACCTGCGGCCGCTCACGCTGCATTACCGCCAG AACGGTGCCCAGAAGTCCTGGGACTTCATGAAGACGCATGACAG CGTGACCGTTCTCTTATTCAACTCGTCTCGAAGGAGTCTGGTGTTGGTGAAGCAGTTCCGGCCAG CTGTGTATGCGGGCGAGGTGGAGCGCCACTTCCCAGGGTCCCTAGCAGCTGTAGACCAGGACAGGCCCCGGGAGCTGCAGCCAGCCCTGCCCGGCTCAGCGGGGGTGACAGTTGAGCTGTGTGCCGGCCTTGTGGACCAGCCTGGGCTCTCGCTGGAGGAAGTGGCTTGCAAGGAGGCTTGGGAGGAGTGTGGCTACCACTTGGCCCCGTCTGATCTGCGCCGGGTCACCACATACTG CCTTGACAGGTTTCAGGCAGGTTGTCAGCCGGATCTGCAATCTCATGGGGGCATGGGGCGTCCTTGGCCCACGTGGTTATGGCAGAATTCAGGTCCTGGTGGCTGGCAACTGGGTCCCACCTCTCTGCTGGCTCTTGGCCCCTCCCAGCATGGCGGTTGCTTCCTCTTCAGGGCCAGCAGGACAG GTCTGGAGTGGGACTGA
- the NUDT14 gene encoding uridine diphosphate glucose pyrophosphatase NUDT14 isoform X4, whose translation MDRIEGASVGRCAASPYLRPLTLHYRQNGAQKSWDFMKTHDSVTVLLFNSSRRSLVLVKQFRPAVYAGEVERHFPGSLAAVDQDRPRELQPALPGSAGVTVELCAGLVDQPGLSLEEVACKEAWEECGYHLAPSDLRRVTTYWTRCWDEAHPLPQGHYDGLLTPAEILGKEEGVRVPPAPPAEHQPPQSPLEARAHSTGRSTGSL comes from the exons ATGGACCGCATCGAGGGAGCGTCCGTGGGCCGTTGCGCCGCCTCACCCTACCTGCGGCCGCTCACGCTGCATTACCGCCAG AACGGTGCCCAGAAGTCCTGGGACTTCATGAAGACGCATGACAG CGTGACCGTTCTCTTATTCAACTCGTCTCGAAGGAGTCTGGTGTTGGTGAAGCAGTTCCGGCCAG CTGTGTATGCGGGCGAGGTGGAGCGCCACTTCCCAGGGTCCCTAGCAGCTGTAGACCAGGACAGGCCCCGGGAGCTGCAGCCAGCCCTGCCCGGCTCAGCGGGGGTGACAGTTGAGCTGTGTGCCGGCCTTGTGGACCAGCCTGGGCTCTCGCTGGAGGAAGTGGCTTGCAAGGAGGCTTGGGAGGAGTGTGGCTACCACTTGGCCCCGTCTGATCTGCGCCGGGTCACCACATACTG GACAAGATGTTGGGATGAAGCCCATCCACTTCCCCAGGGACACTACGATGGGCTCCTGACTCCAGCTGAGATCTTGGGGAAAGAGGAGGGTGTCAGAGTCCCCCCAGCCCCACCAGCTGAGCACCAGCCTCCACAATCTCCTCTGGAGGCCAGGGCCCACTCCACTGGGAGAAGCACCGGAAGTCTCTGA